TGTACCGGCAACGTCGAACTGCTTTTTCATCTGTCCTAGTATCGCTGGTTTTGATGCGGAACTGCGATTTGTGCGTTGATTGCTACCAGAAGTCAGGACAATCGCTTCCCAGCAAACTACCTCTTGACTGGCCGATCTCGTGAAGATGAGAGTCGGTCTCAGTTGCTTCAGCTCTCGAAATCTCGGGTTTTCAGATATTGGCAACAATTCAAACCGGAAGTAAAATCAGTGATGAGCGAGTGTTGAACTGAAACCCAGCAAAACTAGCTGTCACTGATGCATCCACTGTTTCGAAAACTGAAACCAGCCGAACACTTCGTAGCGACCATGTTGCTCGTCGTGATGGTTTATCAGTTGGGAGCCTGTCCGTGCGGATGTGTGGAGCACAACGTGTGGGCTCAACTGCTGGGCATTGATTCCGACCACGATCGAAATCTCGCTTCAACAGTTTTGGACGGCAAGAGCAGCGGTGTTCTTGTTGGAGAAAACGAAGATCAGCATGACTGCTCTGGTGAAGCGAGAGCGCAGTATTTCAACAATATTCGCGTGACATCTTTGCAGGAAACCTTCGCTGCTGATCTCCTCGTTGCGTGGATTGCCGTTGCAATCTTCTCGCTCGCTTCAGCTGCTGCTGCTGTTAATCGATCTCGGAGCGAATCGCCGCCAGTGTTCGCTGCTGCGCTGTGCCGTCCTGCGCTTCAGGTTTACCGCTTATAAAGAGTCTCAGCGACCGTCGTGCTACTCGTCACAAATCTTGTGACTGAAGTGGCTTCTTCCGTTCGGTTCATCTTCCCTGAGATTGCTTTATGTCTCGTTTTACATTTCTGCGTGCAGGCGTGCGCGCGATTGTTTCGTCTGTCGTTCTTACTTGCCTCTTTGCAGCGGGCGCTGCTTCCGGACTGTGGTTCTATCCGCAAGTTTTTCCGACAGCTACCGACTTACACGACGACGATGATCACCACGAGTTGGATCATGTTGAAAGCGAGGACCACGACGGTCATGAAGAGGAAGATCATGTCGCTCTCTCCAAGCAAGCATTTGAGAACTTGAGTCTTCGACTAGGTCATCCAGAGACCGGGGACTACTGGAAGTCGATTCTGGTGCCGGGAAAAGTCGTTGAGATTCCTGGTCGAAGTGATCTGGCGGTCTCGGCTCCAGTGGCTGGCGTGATTGAATCCGTCAGCGTGATTCCCGGAGAAAATGTTCCGATGGAATCGCCACTGTTTGAAATTCGTCTGACCGACGAAGCTTTGTTGGCAGCGCAGGCCAAGTACCTCGAAACACTTACACAGGTCGAAGTCGCTCAGCAGGAAATCGAGCGGCTCGCTCCATTGTTCGATTCCGGTGCAGTCTCAGGAGCGAAGAAGCGAGAACTGGAATACGCGGTCAAACAGCTTGTCGCCAAGCAGGCAACATCGCTGCAAGAGTTGCGCGGACGTGGCATGCCGGAAGACCAAATCGAAAGACTGCAGCGCGACCGGACGTTGGCTTCAACGCTTTCCGTCTTTGCACCAAAGTTCGTTCGCGAATCACAAGACACGCAATGCACGGCGACCGGCTATTCGATTGAGAACCTGCTTGTTCACCCCGGCAAGTCGATCACAAGAGGCGAGTCACTTTGCACAGTTGCCTACCACGAGAAACTATATGTTGAAGGAACTGCGTTCGAAGTTGATCTTCCGGTGCTGAAACGAATTGCCCACGAAAGATGGATGATTGCAGCTGAAACCGCTGTTGATTCTCACGGAGCATCAGACACGACGCCGCTGCAGCTGGAATTGTTACGTGTGGACAACCATGTTGATGAAGCATCGCAAACAGTCCGATTCTTCATGGAGCTTCCCAACGAAGTCACGCAGAATTTGGTCGACGAAGGACATCAATTCGAGCAATGGAGATTTCGCCCGGGACAGCGTTTGCACCTGCGACTGCCTGTCGAGCGTTGGGAAAATCAGATCATCCTGCCCATCGATGCGGCCGTGATCGACGGTCCGAACGTCTTCGTCTTCGCGGAACATCATCACGATGAAGATCATGATGAGGCCGAACAAGCCACTGATGAACATTCTGCTGACCACGACGACGACCATGAACATGAAGTCTTCATCGAACTTGAGCCAGTACCTGTTCGACTGCTCCACCGAGACGACAAAGACGTAGTGATCGCGCACGATGGGCAACTGCACGATGACGAACGGATTGCCTTGAACCATGCCTACAAGCTGTATCTCGCGATGAAAATGCAAGCGGGCGGCGGTGGCGGACATCATCATCACCACGATCACTAATTCTCGGCTACTCGCTCTTCCTCGTCATCTCACTCAGTGCAACGTCATGCTCAATCACATCATTCAATTTGCTCTGCAAAACCGCTTGATCATTCTCTGTGGAGCGATCGCAGTCCTTGTTGCTGGCAGCATGGTCACCGCGACACTGCCCATCGACGTGCTTCCGAATCTGACTCGACCACGCGTCGTCATCGTCACCGAATGTGAAGGACTGGCACCAGAGGAAGTGGAGCAACGAGTCACATTTCCGCTGGAAGCCACGATCAACGGCGCAGCTGGTGTCATCGCAGTGCGAAGTTCGTCAGACATTGGATTGTCTGTCATCAACGTCGAATTCGACTGGGGCACCGACGTTCAGACAGCGCGGCAGATTGTTCAGGAACGCATGTCGCTCGTCTCAGACCAGCTTCCAGACGACGTAACACCACAGATGGGGCCGCGATCTTCCTTGCTGGGGCAGATCGTGCTGGTCGGGATGTGGAGTGAAGACGGAACAACTTCCCCGATGGAACTACGAACACTGGCCGATTGGGTTGTGCGTCAACGTCTAAGAAAGATCCCCGGCGTCTCTCAAGTGATCACGATGGGCGGTGAACGCAAGCAGTACCACGTTCTCGTCGATCGCCACAAGCTGCATCACTTCGAAGTCAATTTGTCCGATGTTGAGGAGGCTTTGCGAGCAAGCAACAACAACGTGACAGGTGGATTCATGGCACGTGATGGAAAGGAACTTCTGATACGCGGGATCGGCCGTTTTGAGACGGAAGAGGAAATTCGCAATACCGTGATCCGTGATGATGGCGACCGACCTCTGCTACTGGGACATGTTGCAACCATTGACG
This genomic window from Thalassoglobus sp. JC818 contains:
- a CDS encoding efflux RND transporter periplasmic adaptor subunit → MSRFTFLRAGVRAIVSSVVLTCLFAAGAASGLWFYPQVFPTATDLHDDDDHHELDHVESEDHDGHEEEDHVALSKQAFENLSLRLGHPETGDYWKSILVPGKVVEIPGRSDLAVSAPVAGVIESVSVIPGENVPMESPLFEIRLTDEALLAAQAKYLETLTQVEVAQQEIERLAPLFDSGAVSGAKKRELEYAVKQLVAKQATSLQELRGRGMPEDQIERLQRDRTLASTLSVFAPKFVRESQDTQCTATGYSIENLLVHPGKSITRGESLCTVAYHEKLYVEGTAFEVDLPVLKRIAHERWMIAAETAVDSHGASDTTPLQLELLRVDNHVDEASQTVRFFMELPNEVTQNLVDEGHQFEQWRFRPGQRLHLRLPVERWENQIILPIDAAVIDGPNVFVFAEHHHDEDHDEAEQATDEHSADHDDDHEHEVFIELEPVPVRLLHRDDKDVVIAHDGQLHDDERIALNHAYKLYLAMKMQAGGGGGHHHHHDH